The genomic DNA CAATATCCACCTGACCGGGATCGTCAACGTGAGCGGATTCATGGAATTCTTCGTACTTCAAAATACCCGGCTCAGCCTTGTGATGCGAATGGCCAAGATCATGGCCGAGTCGATCGCCCTGGCTGCCGAAACCATCGAGCGCAGGAACGCCGTGAGTATCGAAAAGTGGCGGGAAGAACTACAATAAGAGGACGGTCCGGATGCGGACTGTTTTTTTATGGAATTTTCCCGAAACCTCCATTCCGTTCTTTCGTATATAAAAGGTGAAGACGTAAATGACCATACTCTTACTTGTTAAAATTGCACTTGGCACTCTCTTAGTAGGCGTTATTGCACACACGATCAAAACGGCTTATTCAAGGGAAAAAGACGTGAATGCCAACTGGCTCCTATTCCTATTGGCAGTGGAAGCAATCGCCACACCGGCCTACGGATTGTTCTTAACGGTCTGAATAAAAAGAAGATCTTGTTAGAAAACCAAGGGTCCGTTTACTAACGAAATATATCAGTGTGAATTCTTTATACCGCTCATGATTTCCGTGCAAAACTGCGCGCGGGTAGCCCGTGAGCCTCCTCGGCAAGCCTGCGGGGTCTCACATCAGCTACTTTTCCCGCTGGAGTCTTCGCTTGCACTCCAATCAACCGCTAGAAAAAATTTCATGTAAATGTTCATGAAACAAATGAAAAACCCGAACTAATTTGCTTTATAGTAGGCGAATTAATTCGGGTTTTGCTATGGCTAAAGCACTCTTTACGCTTGATACAGATGAAGGAACGAAACAATCACTCCGACGACTACTATTCCAGGAAGAAGATTAGCCACCCTGATCTTGGTGATTCCGACCAGATTGAGTCCGATGGCAAAGATCATGATGCCGCCTGTCGCGGTCATTTCAGTGATGAAGGCGTCCATGAGTTCCTGTGGGACAAAGCGGTGGATCTGGGTGGCGAACAACGCGATCGTACCTTGATAGAGGATGACCGGCACAGCTGAGAACATGACGCCGATCCCAAGGGTCGTGGCAAGGATGATGGAGGTGAATCCATCGATGATCGCTTTTGTGAGTAGGACGTCATGGTCTCCCCTGATTCCGCTATCAAGGGCACCGATGACAGCCATCGCCCCGATCACGAAGATCAGGGTGGCCGTGATGAAACCTTGAGAGATG from Rossellomorea marisflavi includes the following:
- a CDS encoding DUF554 domain-containing protein, whose product is MVLFGTIINGICIILGTLLGKLLHRIPENVKDTVLKAIGLAVTVLGLQMGLKSENFLIVIISLAVGAALGEWMNLDSKLNALGDWLERKIGTKGDTSISQGFITATLIFVIGAMAVIGALDSGIRGDHDVLLTKAIIDGFTSIILATTLGIGVMFSAVPVILYQGTIALFATQIHRFVPQELMDAFITEMTATGGIMIFAIGLNLVGITKIRVANLLPGIVVVGVIVSFLHLYQA